ATTTAATCCTCCCAAAGTCCTCGAACAAATATATCACTAGGAAAATTATGATGAAAACCATCAAAGGATTACATAAAAATTATTACATTACATGCATGGTGGGCAATAATGTGAATCTGTGCTTCATTCACCTCAGGATATAATTATTAATCATCATGTCACAGTGCTCACAGCAACCTGTTCTGCTATCACAATttggtctacttttcttttttgttgttgttgtttcatttttgttgttttattgttgttgttttttttttgtttgttttgccttattttgtttttgttgttgttttttaataatttttattagatattttctttagtttacatttcaaatgaaagttccctgtacccttccccctccatgctcccctaaccacccactcccacttcttggccctggtgttcccctgtactggggcatataaagtttgcaagaccaaggggcctctctttccactgatggccgactaggccatcttctgatacatatgcagctagaaacatgagctctgggggtactggttagttcatattgttgttccacctatcatgttgcagaccacttcagttccttgggtactttctctacctcctatattgggggccctgtgttccatccaacagatgactgtgagcatccacttctgtgtttgccaagcactggcatagcctcacaagagacagctatatcagggtcctttcagcgaaatcttgctggcatatgcaatagtgtctgcgattggtggctgattatggatggATCCCCTGTTCTTTACACGTATATACTAGAGTGTTTATTTGGATTCCTCTCTATGGTCCAATTTAATTACCACTACAGTTGCTAAGAGACAACACAGCAAGTATCTTAAATTGGAGAGGAATATTCTGTATGATCTTGGTAATGAGTGTACACTCTCAATGAGGAAAGATATTTGTGTTTTTAGAGTCCAATGAGTTTTGTATAAATGTTAAAGGGAATGCTATACCACTGTTCTTTTAGTGGATATGCCCATAAATGTATTTCTCTACCAAAGACCAGGGAAAGAAAGTAATGTCAACCTTTAAAAGTCAAtggatgtgtttgtttctttattgttcATTAATATCAtagaataatataaaaacaacatGTGACTATTAGTGAATAATTTGATTTTTTGATATGAAAATGATTTGGCCCATTTGACACTGATAATACTAGTGTCTTTTTATATGAATTAAGTCTTGTGGACACCTACCAAGGGTCAGCAAACCTTTAATTTCTTATGAACAAGAGAAATAACCAAGTAGAAAAGATCACATGTGGACAGCATGATAGAATgtagatgaaaaacaaaatataatcaaTTTGGTCTCAGAAAAATATTatctaatttcttttgttttagcaaTCTGTAGTTCTCTGAAttacaattttcatttttataatgtgTGATGTATCAAAACATTtttcatatattcattaaaaCTAGATATTATAGTTAATCATGATTATGCAAACACCACGTGTATCTACTTTGGTGTATTTCACTTATTTTAACTTGATTTTCAATGATCATTGATTAGTCAGATGTCCTTCTGAAGATGGTGATCAGTATTTCACGAGCCTGGTACCACCCTCTGAAACAACTTGTGCGTGCATTGGCTACTCTTGAAGGAGCCTGCAAGACCATACTGTTGAAAGTCATAGAAGTGAAGGAAACAAACCAAGAAATTCTAGGAGAACTCAAGGCAATCCTTATCAGGGTGAGTGCTTCTTCATagcttctttgtttccttttatcaTGAAAGAGGTGTTTTGTTGTAATGAGAAATGAATCTAGAGATACACAATTCAACATAGTTAAGTTTAGGCTTCGAACATATTCACAGCTTTGACAGTAGAAAATTGTTGGCAACTCCAACATTTTCTAAGGTTTCCAGTGAGAAATTTATACACCGGAAATCTCAAAACACAATAGGTCTGATATTCACTTAGTCAGTGCCTTGATTTTGactgaaaatttttattcttaaaatttctcCAAACTTTTGTTCAAAATTCTAAGGAATATGGTCTGGGACTGGGGAAATGTAGTAGTCTATAAGAGCCCTCCTTGTAAGCATGAATGGCTGATTTCACTTCCTTGAATCTATATCAAAAATTGGAAATGGTGGcttatgatttgtttttatttttactttttatttatttttccattaattaactCACCTATTCATTTAACATCCTGTTTGTTTCCCATAGTCGGGAGTCAGAAATATAAAAATCCCTGGTGAAGGAAGAGAAACTATgtccaaagaaaatttaaaaacagcagAGACACAAAAAATCTAAAAACTCTATCCCAGTTGACCTCTCACCTTcaaatatatgtgtacacatgcatacacacatggacattcATGtacaacccccccacacacacacacgcgtgcgcgcgcacacacagaaGGCATAAAAACTGACTACTACAAATAATACAAGGTTTTCTGGTGATTAGGTTCATCCTGgagctgaagaaaatgtctatgcTGCTTGGATGGGACTGGCAGATGTGAAGTCTGCTGATGACAATACCCGCTACTTTGCTCTTAGTAACATTCTCCACTGCCTAGACAGTGACACTAACAAAGTTGCCACTTATCTTGAAGCTCTCAAGTGCCGAATTATCCATCACAACAACTGCTAAGCACATCCAGCTACTACTAGGTTGGTCCTTGGTTATCCAGATCATCAATgctttatttctttgatttttatcttttgcatgcacatatataatgaattgcttctttaaaaaaaacatattcttCAAAAATGAAATGTTTGTAGGACTCCTAAGAGCGAAAGTGCATGTGTGAATGGGGGTGTGTATCTCTGTTTTGCCTGCTCATGGGACCCTTTTTCCTCTTACTGAGTTGTACCATCAATCCTTGGTATGAGAGTTTATGCCTAGACTTATTGTTATGCTATTAGTACACCTGGGAGGTCTACCTttctctgaagggaaacagaggtgcAGTGGATCAGGGTGGGAGAAGAAGGAGGTGAGGGAGGAACTTTGTATAATGGAGAAGGGGGAATCTGTGGTCAGGAGGTTTTGtaggagagaagaataaaaagtcATATCCAAAATAAAAACTTGTCATATATTCCAttatacatttaatataaaatttatctaTAGTATTGTGATATTCCTGTGAAAACTTTCCAAACTTAGTGGTTTGCTTTGACAATAAGACACTTGTTACCTTACTATAGGACAAAAGATCAAGATGGGTGAAGTTCCAGGCAACGCAAAATATCATGGTTAATCAGTAAATCCAATTTACCAAGAAGATAGAAATTTGGAGATAGGCTTTGAGAGCAAATGACTCTGTACAAGCAGTTTTCAATCTAATGAAAAGCAATACAAAAACTGTACATGTGCAGTCTTCCTaaatatcataaattttaaaccTTTCAGATCCCTATTAGGATTCAAGTATGAACTGTCTCCACATTTCTACAATAACTGTCTTCAACCACACTCCTCCGTAGCACCATCTCAGACAGATTCCACATGTTCAGGTCACAACGGTGCTGACAATTCTTCTCATGCTCAAATTATCTCAgactctccctttccttctgttaTTATGGTCACACAGCAGGGAAGGCAGATCACATCTGTTCTTAGGATGTTTCTGCCTTTCTCCTTGTTCTGCATATCAACACTTGTAGCTTTTTCAGAATTCAAACACGAGAGCAAATGAAAAATAGTGGCACAGAATTTTTATAAGTAAATTATATTACTAACTATGGTTGAAGTTGCATTCTGTTGAGAATCAGGTACTTCttttggggtcaccacaagaaCAAAAAGTAAGGAAAATTCTGGGAGTTTCAACTGAACCTGTGAAACAAGTTTTTATGAATATGCATACTACCTTATTAAAGTTAATATAGCAGATGAAGCTACAGAAGGCACAAAATGTTTCAAAGAGAACAAGATAACTGAAGTTATCTAGATTTGAGCATGAGTTATGACTTTTTGATGCAGTaatgaaggtctgataaaattcaAGTCAACAAAATAGGAAGGGCATTGATCTAGAATGCTTTTATATTATATGCAATACAGGTAGGATGACAAAGATTTAGAGAAAAATCACAGAGCTCTTTAAACAAATATGTGATAACTCACTTTTGTATGCATTACGGTTATAATGGGAAAATTCTAGTAAGAAGTAGTTTTACATTATGTAGGATGACTTATAGTATTTGGATAGTATTTATTCTATAAGGAAGTGGAAAATTGAAAACAATGTCATAGAAACTGAGAAGTAAAAGTATTAACTTTATTTGAAGGTTGGTAGGCTTGGAAGGCTGATAGGAAACAAAAGGGTGAGGCTTGATAATATATTTATAGTTTCATTGACATGCATGTGGTAAATCAACAAGCATTCTGGGAAAAGCCAATGAATCATGGGTAATGTATACATGAGGGAATCAGCAGGCTAGGATTCCGCAGAAAGCTGTGACAGGGCTTTGTGTATTAAAGGGATGGGGGAACCTGGAACTAGatgaaaaaaatagatgtaaaaatccacatcaaatatatattttagatgaAATAAATTTTTGTCCAATACCTGTGTGTTTGCTTTTCCTGTAATAATTGACTTAGCTGCCTGATATTATTCTTATTCAGTCAAAtggcaaaagtaaataaaattaaatggttCTACTAAAGTATTCATGTACCGTAAATAACGAGTCCCATAAACACCATATGCTGGTCAGAGACAATAAGTTCACTCCGTTAACCCACCAAGAAAGAGAATATAAGCTTAACTTAACTGTCTTTCAAATTCTGTCTACTTTCTCATTCTGATTGTCATGATTTGGATATGGAATGCTCCCCAAAGGCTTGCTATCAATTTGTTTCCTAGTGTGTCCCACTCTGTTTCAGCTGTCTTATGGACATGGGATAGAGTTCTATGACAGGGTTTCAAGTGGGAAATTGCCTCAGTTAGAATGGCCTGTAGTCATGTTTGTGGGGGCAACTTTCTTGACATATAATTGCTGTAGGAGGAGCCATTAACATTTTGTTACATTCCTGGGCAGGTGGACACAGACTGTATGAAAAAGCAGTATTCTACAATGGTTATGGCTTTCGTCTCTGTCCAGAGATTACTACCTTTCGTGCTTGCCCTGACTTAGTGATGAGCTGTTACATGGAAGCATGTTCAACTCAACTGTTTCAAGATGATGCTTTGAATCCAATGCTAAGAACCACTCATCTCATTAAATTATCCTAAGTCAAATAGAAATAGTACAAATTAAAGGAACAAAAGAGGAAATCCTTCAATACGATCTTATAATCAGTTATTCTAGTTACAATAGCTTTAGATAGTTATTTGCCAACACCATTTTTATACATgccaagaaagggaagaaaattctATCATAACCTTTTAAAACTACCCAAAATCATTTTTCTGATAATCACTAATATTCACTAGATCACAAAGCATATAAGTCACTCTGTGTGAGCTCTTATTGACCACTGAACCAACATATCCTACAgttttacacatatatttttttacatattaaaatattaaagtttttgaaaatatattattttcttcctctctttcccttccttaccaTTCCCCCACTTAGCTGTCCTTTAATTTCATGCcctgtatttttaaatttctgatccATGACATGTTATTTCTTTAATtgctgttttacacacacacacacacacacacacacacacaattcttagTCTATGTAATGTCACTTGTACTTTCACAGGTTCTCTGTTCATGCTTATGAGCAAAGACAAAGACTCCTGATTTTATAAACCTTAGTCTCTGAGAACAAAAACTCAAATTTCAACACAATAACTTTGTGatgttctctccatttaatttgatgttggctatcagATTGCTGTAAGCTGTCTTTGTTAAGTTTAGGTATGTCTCTTTTATGCCTattctctccaagacttttatcatgaaggggtgttggacttaCACAAAGTCTTTTTCAGCATATAATGAAATGATCTTGTGGTTTGCTTATATGGTGGGTTACATTGACTTATATTCATATGTTGAACTATTCCTGCATCTCTCCGataaagcctatttgatcatgatggatgtccttttttgatatgttcttggattttttgagtattttatttagtatttttgcatcttttTGGGAGTGAAATTGATCTGTAATTCTCTATCTTTATTGAATCCGTTTGTGGTTTGTGTACCAGGGTAATATAACTATGGTCTCCTAAAATGAATGTGATAAtgttcctctgtttctattttgtgaaagatTTTCTGAAGTGTATTAGTgttggttcttttttgtttttgttttgggtttttttttttttttttttttttttcgagacagggtttctctgtatagccctggctgtcctggaactcactaagtagaccagactggcttcgaactcaaaaatctgcctgcctctgcttcccaagcactgggatcaaagacgtgggccaccactgcctggctatgttagctcttctttgaaagttttaTAGAATTCTGTGTTAGAACTATTAGGCTCTGGGCTTTATTgtgcttggaagattttaacgattgcttctatttccttaggactTATAGATCTATTTAAATTATGtgtttgatcttgatttaattttggtaagtggtatctattaAGACAGTTATAAATTTCTTTGacattttctagtttttttttttttttttttttttttttttttggagtacaggtttttaaaacaCCTCTTAATGATtctttgtattctcttggtgtcTGTTGCTATGCACTCCATTTCTAAATTTGTTAATTTGCATAGATTTCCTATGTCCTTagttagtctgggtaagggtttgtctaccttgttgattttctcaaagaaccagcaccttCTTAACTGATTCCttgtattgtttatattttattaattttacccttctatttgatcatttcctgctgcCCCATAAACTTGGGTATGTGTGAGTTCTTCAATGAATTCtaagtctttcctttctttatgcCTTCTTCATTCATTCAGTAGGGGGCAGGTTAGGTTCTATGAGTTTGAAGGCTTTCTGTGttattgtgttgtttttgtttgtttgtttgtttgttttgttttgttttgttttttggtttttttgttcttttttggttttgtttttgtttttttgctttgtttgcttcattttggtttctgtttttgttgaaatccagctttaaccCATGGTGGTCTGAAAGGATGCAgggggttatttcaattttattgttaCATGTGTTGAGTCTTGCTTTGTGCCAAAGTatgtagtcagttttggagaaaactaaaaacccgagtgaggtaactgaaaccccaaaaaacaacatAGCATGTGCTCTCTCATATGTGAATATTATCTGTTAAGTGAAGGATATTGTGCAGATCCAGAGAGGATATGGAAGAAGGAGGGCTGCGGTAAGGGTAGGGGCATATGGATTTCTctggaaaagggaaatagaatatatttgGGAGATGGACTGGGGTTGGTTTGGATGGAAACATGAGGGAGCAGGAGCcttagggaggaaaagagggagaaagtAATAGGAAAGACAACTGGAATTAGAGCACACCTGTGGGGCAACGGGCTactcacagacagcctggtcttcagTCGAGATGAGATCTTGAACCACGGTAGGACCTGGTGGTGGTAATTTCCAACTACATGTGATGGAAGGCGTTCACTCATGTCTCctagacccctggctcctgtcgaagttacctcCCCttagcccccacaggagaggcatgaCTATCAGCACCAAGCATTCCCAAAGGCAAATAAAGTTTCCCCCAAACCCTCTGTCCAAGCCAATAagaggtacctgctgtcaaacTCTGAATCACCCCCAGAACTCTATATAAATTTATCCATGGTATTAAAGGTATTTGAGAACTATTCCTTTGTCtgggtcttttgttccaagagttgtatgtaacacttgggaagagatctccCCTGAAGAGCCAACCAAGGTCCCACTGTACTTCTGCCTGGATAGTCAGCTTTTCATTGGCCCAGCCGAATCTGACTTGGTTCAGAGCGGCTCAGAGTTACTGGAGTTACTGAGAGACCTGGAAGGCAGGGCAGAGACTTTGTCTTCCTGTCTGTACTCGTGCATCCCTTCGCTGGAATCCTTGCACCcagcctggacagagatctccatggaaaactTCTGGTACCCAGACCCACACACACGTGTGGAGAATGTAGAGTCCTAGTGTCGTGGAAACTCCATAGAATCCAAGATAGTGACCCTAGCTAGAAAGTGAATGGCTCTAATAAGCAATGTCTTCTAGTAAAGTGAGATACAAAGCCAAAACTGACTGGCTATCTTGTATAACCAGGAAACTCTCCCAGAAGTGGAACTGGTAGGACTGGTGAGACTGGTTATCAATccagtcacaaaacctttgacctataaacagtcctgcctgcaagatatgcagGGGTCATGGTGGCACAGAGCTCATGGGCGTGGCCAAACAATGGTCCATCTTTAGGCCCACAGCACTAGAGGGAGCCTAGGTCTGACACTGGATATCCAGGAACGGGAATCAGGACAGCCCTCCAAAACTTGATGAAACCAaacacaaattgaaaaaaaaaaaagtcaatgacatGATTCCTTATGAAATTTTGCTAAACTCATAGATGGGTGCCTAGACAGATTGTCATCAGATACATGTCATCCAGCAATAAATGAATGCATATACAGAGACCCACATAAAATGCTAGGTGGAGCCAATagaacccaggaggcagaagaaggggaggaaagattCTTGGACCTAGAAACATTGAAGagaccaggagaacaaggctcaCAAAATCAGTTAAGCAGGGCTTATAGTGGCTCACATAGACTGAAGCAACAAATATAGAACCTGGAGGAGGGGCTGCATGAGTTTGATACTTGCTTGGGGATCTCCTTCCTgtaactgggttgccttgtctggcctcagtgagagaggatgtgcctagccctgtAGTATGTGGGGGTTATGGGATGGGGATGAGGAGGGTGGAAGAATAGGGTTGGGGAATTTTATGAGAGGGAGTAATACTTAGCGTGGAGTTACCACttctgggaggagaagggggtaatggggaaaggaagagagagagagagagagagagagagagagagagagagagagagagagagagagagagagagagagagagagactatgagtAGGGGCTGATTGATAATtgatattgggatataaagtgaataaataaataaataaactaaaatacaaaataaatatggaGTCTGTATGGATCTGTGCTAGGCCCTTTGTATTTAAGTTAGGGTTGTATAGTTTGGTGTTCCTGTGGGAATTCCAACAGTGGGAGTTGGGGAAGTATCTCTGCTTTTTTTATTCCCTTTTTtgaatttttcaattttttcttttattggatgttttctttatttacatttcaagtgatatcccctttcctctgCAAACTCCCTAACACAGcccatctccctctgcttctatgagggtatttccccccacacctacccactcccacttccctgccctggcattcccttgggGGCAccaagacttcacaggaccaagggtctctcctctcgttgatgtcagacaaggacatcctctgctacatatgcagctagagccatggatcactccatgtatactctttggttgatggtttagtccctggaagctctgaagggtttggttggttgatatcattgttcttcctatggagttgcaaaccccttcagctctttcagtcctttctcgaACTTCTCCaatggggactctgtgctctgtccaatggttggctgggagcatctgcctctgtcatatcctctttttattttatttcaggttCCTGATAGCAAgcccttcttggcatccacaatagtgatgGGTTTTCTGGcagtatgtgggatggatccccaggtggggcagtctctggatggcctttccttcagtttctgcttcagatttgtctccatattttgttcccctttataAGAGGA
Above is a window of Mus musculus strain C57BL/6J chromosome 13, GRCm38.p6 C57BL/6J DNA encoding:
- the Prl3a1 gene encoding prolactin family 3, subfamily a, member 1 precursor, which translates into the protein MQPVLSQPCSWMFQVLLVSNLLLWENVYSMPMCFDMEGYNEITIEELFDSAIFMAQYISNLTTQMSEEFDANFVHSLGYKARNSSNCHTTSLATPASTEQIQQTQSDVLLKMVISISRAWYHPLKQLVRALATLEGACKTILLKVIEVKETNQEILGELKAILIRVHPGAEENVYAAWMGLADVKSADDNTRYFALSNILHCLDSDTNKVATYLEALKCRIIHHNNC